A portion of the Paenibacillus marchantiae genome contains these proteins:
- a CDS encoding alpha-L-fucosidase, protein MQKWFEEAKLGIFIHYGIYAVDGVSESWSFYNGRISYEEYMKQLDGFTASKFNAEKWADLIEKSGARYAVLTTKHHDGVALWDTQYSDLNVVKQTPANRDLVREYAEAIREKGIHLGMYFSLIDWSHPDYPSVFEGGKVPEDLSNVNRHSSPVDGVQDQEKWEKFLEFNNQQLQEIMTNYGKVDLLWFDGDWERSAEQWNLPEFKHYLQSFNPDVIINSRLQGYGDYKTPEQGIPITRPEGPWEFCTTINTSWGYVPTDHKYKSLNQIIRMFCDCISMGGNMLLDIGPREDGTIDKRQEDILLGLGEWIRTHEEAVFGTGEGIMPRYYMGGSTVSEDRKTLYLFVYDDPKENVCIKGLCNKIKKITVLHSGKELNHEIHGGVPWFNIPGTTWIKMTPEDTHEQVTVLKLEFDEELEMYGGSGAVVTHN, encoded by the coding sequence ATGCAGAAATGGTTTGAAGAGGCCAAGCTGGGAATATTCATCCACTATGGCATCTATGCTGTGGACGGGGTTTCGGAATCGTGGTCCTTCTATAATGGAAGGATCTCTTACGAAGAGTACATGAAGCAGCTGGACGGCTTTACGGCATCGAAGTTTAATGCGGAGAAGTGGGCAGACTTGATTGAGAAATCCGGAGCCCGATACGCCGTGCTGACAACGAAGCATCATGATGGTGTTGCTCTGTGGGATACGCAGTATAGTGACCTCAATGTCGTTAAGCAGACACCAGCGAATCGGGATCTCGTGAGGGAATATGCGGAAGCAATTCGGGAGAAAGGCATACATCTAGGGATGTACTTTTCGCTGATTGATTGGTCGCACCCGGATTATCCTAGCGTGTTTGAAGGTGGAAAGGTACCAGAGGATCTCAGCAATGTCAATCGGCATTCAAGTCCTGTAGATGGTGTTCAGGATCAGGAGAAATGGGAGAAATTCCTTGAGTTCAATAACCAACAGCTGCAAGAGATCATGACGAATTACGGAAAGGTGGATCTGCTGTGGTTCGATGGGGACTGGGAGCGAAGCGCCGAGCAGTGGAATCTGCCGGAGTTCAAGCATTACCTGCAATCTTTTAACCCGGATGTCATCATCAACTCCCGCCTTCAAGGATATGGGGATTATAAAACGCCAGAGCAAGGTATTCCGATTACAAGACCAGAGGGACCATGGGAGTTCTGCACCACGATCAACACATCATGGGGCTATGTGCCAACAGACCATAAATACAAATCGTTAAATCAGATCATTCGGATGTTCTGTGATTGTATTTCAATGGGGGGCAATATGCTGCTGGATATCGGTCCGCGCGAGGATGGCACCATTGATAAGAGGCAGGAGGATATTCTGCTTGGGCTGGGAGAATGGATCCGAACCCATGAAGAGGCCGTCTTCGGAACGGGTGAAGGTATTATGCCTCGCTATTATATGGGGGGAAGCACCGTATCCGAGGACAGAAAGACATTGTACCTGTTTGTTTATGACGATCCAAAAGAGAATGTATGCATCAAGGGATTATGCAATAAGATCAAGAAGATTACTGTGCTGCATTCGGGCAAAGAACTTAACCATGAGATTCATGGGGGCGTGCCTTGGTTCAATATCCCGGGGACAACGTGGATCAAAATGACTCCGGAGGATACACATGAGCAGGTGACGGTTCTTAAGCTCGAATTCGACGAGGAACTGGAAATGTACGGCGGTTCAGGGGCAGTTGTTACTCATAACTAA
- a CDS encoding carbohydrate ABC transporter permease gives MSTAVKESRSDKVFLWCNYIYLTIALVIVLYPLLYIISASISDPKFVSSGEMWLLPKGITFEGYARVFENTNIWIGYKNTIIYTVVGTLVNLMVTLPAAYALSRSDFVGRGFFMAMFMVTMFFSGGLVPSYLLIKDLGMVNSMWALILPGAASIWNIIVCRTFFQSTIPKELQEAAHIDGCTNTRLFIRIVLPLSMPIIAVMALFYGVGHWNSYFSAMIYLNDSSKYPLQLFLRQILVLQEMAAQGGGAIDTSSATAMNSKAEIAALVKYAVIIVSTLPVIAIYPFLQRYFVQGVMIGSVKG, from the coding sequence ATGTCAACCGCGGTTAAGGAAAGCAGAAGCGATAAAGTGTTCTTATGGTGCAACTACATCTATCTGACGATAGCGCTCGTCATTGTGCTTTACCCGCTGTTATACATCATTAGCGCCTCAATCAGCGATCCCAAATTTGTAAGCTCCGGTGAGATGTGGCTGCTACCCAAAGGAATTACGTTTGAAGGGTATGCTCGCGTATTTGAGAACACCAACATCTGGATTGGGTACAAAAATACGATCATCTATACCGTCGTAGGTACACTCGTCAACCTGATGGTCACTCTTCCGGCAGCCTACGCGCTCAGTCGCTCTGATTTTGTGGGACGCGGATTCTTCATGGCGATGTTTATGGTAACGATGTTTTTCAGCGGAGGGCTTGTCCCGAGCTACCTGCTGATTAAGGATCTTGGTATGGTGAACAGCATGTGGGCTCTTATTCTGCCAGGAGCTGCATCTATCTGGAATATTATCGTATGCCGTACGTTTTTCCAATCGACCATTCCCAAGGAGCTGCAGGAGGCGGCCCATATCGACGGGTGTACCAACACCCGGTTGTTCATCCGAATTGTGCTTCCGCTCTCCATGCCGATCATTGCCGTGATGGCGCTCTTCTACGGAGTCGGACACTGGAACAGCTATTTCAGTGCCATGATCTATTTAAATGATTCCTCGAAGTATCCGCTGCAGCTCTTTCTTCGCCAAATCCTGGTACTTCAGGAGATGGCAGCACAGGGCGGTGGAGCTATCGATACCTCTTCAGCAACGGCGATGAATTCCAAAGCGGAAATTGCTGCGTTGGTCAAATATGCCGTCATTATTGTTTCAACCTTACCTGTGATTGCGATTTATCCATTCCTTCAGCGTTACTTTGTACAGGGTGTTATGATCGGTTCCGTCAAGGGATGA
- a CDS encoding ABC transporter permease codes for MQPEGKSALSQNLSVYTIPNRKKNKLWRRMIRNWELYLFIAPAFLYFLIFHYGPMYGIQIAFKNFIPTLGVTGSPWVGFDHFIRFFNSYYFWDLLWNTLSISLYELAIGFPLPIILALAFNEVKDSFFKRTVQTVTYAPHFISVVVMSGMIITFLSPSSGMIVNLVEALGFQAPQFLTDPAWFKTVYVLSGVWQSAGWGTIIYLAALSGVDPQLHEAAVVDGASRFKRILHINIPAIIPTITILLILNMGSILGVGFEKILLLQNPLNMGSSDVISTFVYRSGLVDAQYSFSTAVGLFNSVVNAILLITVNQIARRTSENSLW; via the coding sequence ATGCAGCCAGAAGGGAAGTCCGCCTTGTCGCAAAACCTATCGGTGTACACGATTCCGAACCGCAAGAAAAATAAATTATGGAGAAGGATGATTCGAAACTGGGAGTTGTATCTGTTTATCGCGCCAGCATTTCTATACTTTCTGATTTTTCATTACGGGCCGATGTACGGCATACAAATCGCATTCAAAAACTTTATCCCGACGCTTGGTGTTACAGGAAGCCCGTGGGTTGGTTTCGATCATTTTATCCGCTTCTTTAATTCGTATTATTTCTGGGATTTGTTATGGAATACCCTCAGTATCAGCTTGTATGAGCTGGCTATAGGTTTTCCACTGCCGATCATTCTGGCGTTAGCCTTCAATGAAGTAAAGGACTCCTTCTTCAAACGTACCGTACAGACGGTCACGTATGCACCACATTTTATTTCGGTCGTAGTCATGTCGGGTATGATCATTACCTTCTTGTCACCTTCGTCAGGCATGATTGTCAATTTGGTGGAGGCTCTTGGATTTCAGGCCCCTCAATTTCTGACGGACCCTGCGTGGTTCAAGACGGTGTACGTACTCTCAGGTGTCTGGCAGAGTGCAGGCTGGGGTACCATTATATACCTCGCAGCTCTCTCGGGTGTGGACCCTCAACTGCATGAAGCTGCCGTGGTGGATGGTGCGAGTCGGTTTAAGCGGATTCTGCATATTAACATTCCAGCGATCATCCCTACGATCACCATTTTGTTAATTCTGAATATGGGCAGTATTTTGGGCGTCGGATTCGAGAAAATTTTACTGCTGCAAAATCCGTTGAACATGGGTTCGTCCGATGTCATCTCGACATTTGTCTATCGGTCCGGTCTGGTCGATGCACAGTACAGTTTCTCCACAGCTGTAGGATTGTTCAACTCGGTAGTTAATGCGATTCTGCTGATTACGGTGAACCAAATTGCACGTCGCACCAGTGAAAACAGTTTGTGGTAA
- a CDS encoding S-layer homology domain-containing protein — protein sequence MKHKKGLAATLALCVSLTAGGASVLAFSDVKDEGQKTIVDSLHSKGVVNGVTADLFRPDLALSEPQGVQLIVNAFGLKNEYAAASAQNKISPTTWYADAVQAATQNGLSIPVELNPQAKMTREQFAILLLEGINTTGEYPVIMLYNDIKDENKIGKDAKSAVQNLLNMDIIELDKDGNFRPDQSLTRMEAASMIFNALEFVDKHGNGGSTEPTPTNPGEGQQGIVPTVTSTKVDDKTVKVKLTAQMPHPGYGLKIEDVKLEKDGRAIVLYTIIQPDPDMMYPMVITDVTAETDIPTGYTAEAQPSGK from the coding sequence ATGAAACATAAAAAAGGATTGGCTGCAACGCTTGCGCTCTGCGTGTCTTTGACGGCAGGAGGTGCATCGGTACTTGCATTTTCGGATGTAAAAGATGAAGGACAAAAAACGATTGTGGACTCGTTACATTCCAAGGGTGTTGTTAATGGAGTAACGGCGGATCTATTTCGTCCGGATCTTGCATTGTCCGAGCCACAGGGTGTTCAACTGATTGTGAACGCTTTTGGTCTGAAAAATGAATACGCTGCCGCTTCGGCACAAAATAAAATTAGTCCAACGACTTGGTACGCCGATGCGGTTCAGGCTGCAACACAGAATGGTTTGTCCATTCCGGTGGAGTTGAATCCACAGGCCAAAATGACGCGTGAGCAGTTTGCCATTTTGCTCCTTGAAGGGATTAACACAACTGGAGAATATCCGGTGATCATGCTGTATAATGATATTAAGGACGAAAATAAAATCGGTAAGGACGCCAAATCTGCGGTCCAGAACCTGCTGAACATGGACATCATTGAACTGGATAAGGACGGAAACTTCCGTCCAGATCAGTCGCTTACCCGTATGGAGGCTGCAAGCATGATCTTCAATGCACTTGAATTTGTAGATAAGCACGGCAATGGCGGATCGACAGAACCGACTCCAACGAATCCAGGCGAAGGCCAACAGGGGATTGTGCCTACCGTGACATCAACCAAAGTGGATGACAAGACGGTAAAAGTCAAACTGACCGCGCAAATGCCTCATCCTGGTTATGGGTTGAAGATTGAAGATGTGAAACTGGAGAAGGATGGACGTGCCATCGTGCTGTATACGATTATCCAACCTGACCCGGACATGATGTATCCGATGGTTATTACCGATGTAACCGCAGAGACAGACATACCAACAGGATACACTGCAGAAGCACAGCCTTCTGGAAAATAA
- a CDS encoding carbohydrate-binding family 9-like protein: MNQSGVPEPKIEYAPKHYICKRAQEPLMLDGCVDKAFWGAADWTEDFVDIEGDLRPKPGKQTRVKMLWDDDYFYFAAELIEDQIWATLTERDSVIFYDNDFEIFIDPDGDTHQYYEFEINALNTVWDLLLVKPYRDGGPPVNGWDISGLKTAVHIDGELNTPGADNRKWSVEVAIPWTSLKECAEGNRPPAPGEFWRVNFSRVEWQTEVQDGEYRKVLNPDTGKPYPEDNWVWSPMGIINMHYPELWGYVVFSDDGTHQPFELPEDERIKWELRRLYYRERNYFEAHGEFTQDVKLLMGEESLICQPVIETTRSLFQISTPSSDGTTLICIREDGKLWKE; this comes from the coding sequence ATGAACCAAAGTGGAGTACCTGAGCCGAAGATTGAGTATGCTCCCAAACATTATATATGCAAGCGTGCGCAGGAACCGCTGATGCTGGACGGCTGCGTAGATAAGGCGTTCTGGGGTGCGGCCGATTGGACGGAGGATTTCGTTGATATCGAAGGGGATCTTCGTCCGAAACCCGGAAAACAGACTCGGGTAAAAATGCTGTGGGATGACGACTATTTCTACTTTGCTGCCGAACTTATTGAAGATCAGATATGGGCTACGTTGACCGAGCGGGATTCTGTTATTTTCTATGACAATGATTTTGAGATTTTTATCGATCCCGACGGGGATACCCATCAATATTATGAGTTCGAGATCAATGCGCTGAATACAGTATGGGACCTGTTATTGGTGAAGCCATATCGGGATGGTGGACCTCCGGTCAACGGTTGGGATATCAGCGGTCTTAAGACAGCCGTACATATCGATGGGGAGCTGAACACACCTGGCGCCGATAACCGAAAATGGAGCGTCGAGGTCGCGATTCCCTGGACCAGCCTAAAGGAATGTGCCGAAGGTAACCGTCCGCCAGCACCGGGTGAGTTCTGGCGTGTCAACTTCTCACGGGTGGAATGGCAGACTGAGGTGCAGGATGGTGAGTACCGCAAAGTGCTGAATCCGGATACAGGCAAACCTTATCCGGAGGACAACTGGGTCTGGTCGCCCATGGGTATTATCAACATGCATTATCCGGAGCTATGGGGATATGTCGTATTTTCGGATGACGGAACGCATCAGCCCTTTGAGCTGCCAGAAGATGAACGAATTAAATGGGAGCTTCGCAGACTCTATTACCGTGAACGCAATTATTTTGAAGCCCATGGTGAATTTACACAAGATGTGAAGTTACTTATGGGTGAGGAATCGTTGATTTGCCAGCCTGTAATTGAAACGACCCGTAGCCTATTCCAGATTAGTACGCCTTCCTCGGATGGCACTACCTTAATCTGTATTCGGGAAGACGGAAAGCTGTGGAAGGAGTGA
- a CDS encoding extracellular solute-binding protein, translating into MKKLRKASSIVLCLTLSAALLAACGSNEDGGSATSNVEGVKKEGFPIVDKPLTLKVMSQDAGVADWNTMPVLQEMEKLSGIKLEYQLSPIDSFETKKNLVFASGDLPDMFYAADLKPAEQVTYGTQGILIPLEKYIDEGYAPNIKKILDENPDVRKSFTTPDGHMYALPFIDTAAVWYRGPMWYNGEFLKALNVEEPKTTEELYTYLKRVKEEDPNGNGQQDEIPLTSVKLDDLRMYFFGFWGMYNEGIYADKDGKVHYPYQEEGYKGYLTFMNRLWKEDLLDHETFSQTGDQKKAKGESNKLALFNDYHPYFTLGGEPSTKHPLMTPVKSEIADSPVYGKHPGISARGTFAITSSNPSPEATMRWIDYMYSYDGATLFNQGPEGLLWKFKDKENLVKEWLPVPGGGDREEYRGKITPNYGILTPGINDPDIAKGLRTEFDEWLDQQNQEKLVPIGKSPFPNVYLTNEEQSEATALLSDLDTYVKQMEAKFVTGQEPLENWDKYIAQIKKMGSDRIVELYQGAYDRWNTGQ; encoded by the coding sequence ATGAAAAAGCTTCGCAAGGCTTCATCCATTGTACTCTGCCTTACCCTATCCGCAGCATTGCTTGCAGCTTGTGGTTCCAATGAAGATGGAGGTTCTGCGACTTCAAATGTCGAAGGGGTCAAAAAAGAAGGATTCCCGATTGTGGACAAACCACTTACGTTAAAGGTCATGTCCCAGGATGCGGGCGTTGCCGACTGGAACACGATGCCAGTCCTGCAAGAGATGGAGAAATTGTCAGGCATCAAGCTGGAGTACCAGCTTTCGCCGATCGACAGCTTTGAAACAAAGAAGAACCTGGTATTCGCAAGCGGCGATTTACCGGATATGTTCTATGCTGCGGATCTCAAGCCAGCTGAGCAGGTTACTTATGGAACTCAAGGCATTCTGATCCCACTGGAAAAATACATTGATGAGGGCTACGCCCCCAATATTAAGAAGATTCTCGACGAAAACCCGGATGTTCGCAAATCATTTACAACGCCTGACGGACATATGTATGCACTGCCATTTATTGATACGGCTGCCGTATGGTACAGAGGCCCGATGTGGTATAACGGGGAATTCCTAAAAGCACTTAATGTAGAGGAACCTAAGACTACGGAAGAATTATATACGTACCTGAAGCGTGTTAAGGAAGAAGACCCTAACGGCAACGGACAACAAGATGAAATTCCGCTTACTTCTGTAAAACTGGATGATCTCCGTATGTACTTCTTCGGATTCTGGGGAATGTACAACGAAGGAATCTATGCGGATAAGGACGGAAAAGTTCACTATCCTTACCAAGAAGAAGGCTACAAAGGTTATCTGACGTTCATGAACCGCTTGTGGAAAGAAGATTTGCTGGATCATGAGACCTTCTCCCAAACCGGCGATCAGAAAAAAGCAAAAGGCGAAAGCAACAAGCTTGCGCTGTTCAATGACTACCATCCATACTTCACACTCGGCGGCGAGCCTAGCACAAAACATCCGCTGATGACACCGGTGAAGAGTGAGATCGCAGACTCACCTGTATACGGTAAACACCCAGGCATATCGGCACGTGGTACCTTTGCTATTACTAGCAGCAACCCGTCCCCTGAGGCAACTATGCGTTGGATCGATTATATGTACAGCTATGATGGGGCGACCCTGTTCAATCAAGGTCCTGAAGGTCTGCTGTGGAAATTCAAAGACAAGGAAAATCTCGTAAAAGAGTGGCTGCCTGTTCCTGGCGGCGGGGATCGTGAGGAATATCGCGGTAAAATCACGCCGAACTATGGCATTTTGACACCGGGTATTAATGATCCGGATATAGCGAAAGGTCTTCGCACCGAATTTGATGAATGGCTTGACCAGCAGAATCAAGAGAAGTTGGTGCCTATCGGAAAATCACCATTCCCTAACGTTTATTTAACAAATGAAGAGCAAAGCGAAGCGACCGCTTTATTATCTGATCTGGATACGTACGTCAAGCAGATGGAAGCGAAGTTCGTAACAGGCCAAGAGCCGCTTGAGAACTGGGATAAGTATATTGCGCAGATCAAAAAAATGGGCAGCGACCGTATCGTTGAACTGTATCAAGGGGCCTACGATCGCTGGAACACAGGCCAATAA
- a CDS encoding ABC transporter ATP-binding protein, with amino-acid sequence MSKKGLLRGYVIANWPVYLFAVLLIIASNVGQASLPRILGSFTDQLMQNTLQMNTVIRYSLSLLAIAIAYNLLFGTGQFMIMKLGRRFEFMTRERIFGKFSELSEYYFSKQGNGKLLSYVMNDVTSVREAISNGVTMMTNATFLLLSCIVMMLLSGIPMKLILISIVPLLAIPFLVVFFGPRIRKRSRDVQDALATMTESAEEQLGGIRVTKTFAIEDSARERFGFTVDAIKSKQLRLVRLSSLFQALLPLLGAISLVVSLLVGGILTMQNSITLGSFVALTLYLRIIMGPLQQIGNVINTMQRSGASLERVNDLLTEVPDVRELPNATSLQAVNDITIENLSFSYPGSSSAALKNISLNIQAGRTVGIVGKTGSGKSTFVKLLLRTYEPPEGTIRINGTDIRQLSLESLRSRIAYVPQDGFLFSTTIRDNIAFSDREVPLDTVEHSARQAMIYENIIRFPDRFDTLLGERGLTLSGGQRQRTSLARGLIKKAQVLILDDSMSAVDAITESGILRSLREIGKGKTTLIISHRISAVRHADEIIVLDEGRIAEQGTHAGLMAAKGLYAATYRLQEEGLHHD; translated from the coding sequence ATGTCCAAGAAAGGATTACTACGAGGCTATGTCATTGCCAACTGGCCCGTATATCTGTTCGCTGTACTACTGATTATTGCCTCCAATGTGGGTCAGGCGTCCTTACCCCGAATTCTGGGCAGTTTCACGGATCAACTCATGCAGAACACACTTCAGATGAATACGGTCATCCGGTACAGTCTTTCGCTTTTGGCTATAGCCATCGCTTATAATCTGTTATTCGGTACCGGACAATTCATGATCATGAAGCTTGGACGCCGCTTCGAATTCATGACACGCGAGCGCATTTTCGGCAAGTTTTCCGAACTTAGCGAGTACTATTTTTCCAAACAGGGAAATGGGAAACTGCTCAGTTACGTCATGAATGATGTTACCTCTGTACGTGAAGCCATCTCCAACGGCGTCACCATGATGACCAATGCAACATTTCTATTATTATCCTGCATCGTGATGATGCTGCTCAGCGGGATTCCGATGAAACTTATTCTGATCAGTATTGTGCCTTTGCTGGCCATTCCCTTTCTGGTCGTTTTTTTCGGTCCGCGAATTCGCAAGCGCTCTCGTGATGTGCAGGATGCTCTTGCAACGATGACGGAATCCGCAGAGGAACAGCTCGGTGGTATTCGTGTAACCAAAACATTTGCCATTGAAGACAGCGCCCGTGAACGATTTGGGTTCACAGTAGATGCAATCAAAAGTAAACAGCTGCGGCTTGTTCGTCTGTCCTCTCTATTTCAGGCCTTGCTACCGCTGCTGGGTGCCATTTCATTGGTAGTCTCCCTGCTTGTCGGCGGAATTTTGACGATGCAGAATTCCATTACACTCGGAAGTTTTGTCGCATTGACGTTATATTTGCGGATCATCATGGGACCGCTTCAACAAATCGGTAATGTGATCAATACTATGCAGCGTTCTGGAGCATCACTGGAGCGGGTAAATGATCTGTTGACGGAAGTGCCTGACGTGCGCGAGCTTCCCAATGCGACAAGTCTCCAAGCCGTGAACGACATTACGATTGAGAATCTGTCTTTCTCCTATCCCGGCAGTTCATCCGCTGCGCTCAAAAATATCAGTCTGAATATCCAGGCAGGACGAACCGTGGGTATTGTGGGTAAAACAGGTTCTGGTAAAAGTACCTTTGTGAAGCTATTACTGCGTACATATGAGCCGCCTGAAGGCACAATCCGCATTAACGGCACCGACATTCGGCAGCTGTCGCTGGAAAGTCTGCGATCCCGTATTGCCTATGTACCGCAGGATGGATTCCTGTTCAGTACAACCATTCGGGACAACATCGCTTTTAGTGACCGCGAGGTTCCGCTGGACACCGTAGAGCACAGCGCACGACAAGCGATGATATACGAGAACATTATCCGGTTCCCTGATCGGTTCGATACCCTGCTGGGCGAACGTGGACTCACGTTGTCTGGCGGTCAGCGTCAGCGCACCAGTCTGGCGAGGGGGTTGATCAAAAAAGCGCAGGTGCTCATTCTAGATGACAGTATGAGTGCTGTGGATGCCATCACCGAAAGTGGCATTCTGCGCAGCCTGCGTGAGATCGGTAAAGGCAAAACAACGCTGATTATCTCCCACCGGATCAGTGCAGTCCGTCATGCCGACGAAATTATCGTTCTGGATGAAGGTCGAATCGCTGAACAGGGAACGCATGCAGGGCTGATGGCCGCAAAAGGGTTATATGCTGCAACCTATCGTTTGCAGGAGGAGGGATTACATCATGACTGA